The following proteins come from a genomic window of Solwaraspora sp. WMMA2065:
- a CDS encoding transposase family protein — protein sequence MVDRVRLDPDGVPVVALSTADEQVRCRSDCGARARRVKDWVTTRPRDLPVASRATRLRWRKRRWHCDQGGCRRRTFTEQVGG from the coding sequence ATGGTGGACCGGGTCAGGTTGGACCCCGACGGTGTCCCGGTGGTCGCTCTGTCTACCGCCGATGAGCAGGTACGATGCCGCTCGGACTGCGGTGCGCGGGCCCGGCGGGTCAAGGACTGGGTGACGACCCGGCCCCGGGATCTGCCCGTGGCGAGCCGGGCGACGCGGTTACGGTGGCGCAAACGCCGCTGGCATTGCGACCAGGGTGGATGTCGACGCCGGACGTTCACCGAGCAGGTGGGCGGGTGA
- a CDS encoding DivIVA domain-containing protein yields MEQRSRRGRVVPRQGVLVEPWQVRAVQFETRWRGLDPAAVYAYLRQVADVLDRLTRQAAVDRAEADRLREGLRQWRQRHVGCRFNDPPAGVYQSEHQRQTGNGGHW; encoded by the coding sequence ATGGAGCAGCGGAGCAGGCGGGGGCGGGTGGTGCCTCGGCAGGGCGTACTCGTGGAGCCGTGGCAGGTCAGGGCGGTGCAGTTCGAGACGCGGTGGCGTGGGCTGGACCCGGCGGCGGTGTACGCGTACCTGCGGCAGGTCGCCGATGTGCTGGACCGGCTCACCCGGCAGGCCGCCGTCGACCGGGCCGAGGCCGACCGGCTGCGCGAAGGGCTGCGGCAGTGGCGGCAACGCCACGTCGGCTGCCGCTTCAACGACCCGCCCGCCGGCGTCTACCAGTCGGAGCATCAGCGGCAGACCGGCAACGGAGGCCACTGGTGA
- a CDS encoding glycoside hydrolase family 9 protein, translating to MFAERDDDIVAILEFTPARDEAELREILQRQVDDANQARDAGASLSSYLLAKADEFGIGYYAEQDEDIDFDGEIHRMANHLVIVIPQAEVEAAWSWIGVLKKIALALIFFGVWALVEGTCVAFFAPEAPVAAVLCGAFAGFIAGGVRELLSAVFAGKEINSDVWSDVLGTALGGAFVGATLHGAIQLVESTVRPMYAALGKFLRETSLKVWNSLKSLVSHAADMFTAEAADVLRKAVELAARHGIGTFATGKCPGYDPSSGNGTGLGWQELGRMQDGLKRRLDLLDNDNSSGETVSRTKLQYADVDGDGLSDRILVAAAGRAELSQNVGCGEDGQRLWAQRSDAGPIEDILEQFNADQVHFGDLDGDDRADLIAVLEASQSPTGVPMIQAWRSESSISDIRWAAGSQVADNLGFAAAERRFFLDIDGDGDSDYLTVTADNTVSAWENTAWGLPGPADWSRIDGFGHPGQGQGGGKVYFADVTGDGRADLLLVDYVTGGVQAWENVGSPWTSSTGWRSLGTIRMGAPLAGGSGAIFSDLDGDQVADLLLLDSVEGGVDGWRLPRYGSGEQGPGQPGVPTSPEQLPPGTLPAYSGGDPRPQVTGRLIQNSNFTGSFKPWWVNAGMTPKVDGGVFCVTAPASEKPWDVLVGHNSIYLPRGNSYTFRFRVRTSETVPLVVQIAPFDNPNHTTYLVKYPTVTGGAWRTYEYTFNTSFSQEYVLSQVQFRLGGSDQAYEFCMDDVTLNGASYVYQAQRGPAVKVNQHGYLPQGPKRATLVTDAANPQSWTLRRVGGGDVATGQTVPAGFDGSAGASVHLVDFSSVTATGRFELVVGGQASYPFDIRTDLYASLRTDSMRFFYPNRSGIAIDGGIAGAEYARPAGHVASSPGGGDTAVPCQFPQSFMDNWTCDYTLDVTGGWYDAGDHGKYVVNGGIATYQLLSAWERAVAVGRSGPLGDSTLAIPERGNGVPDILDEARWNLEFMLKMQVPDGLPLAGMVHHKVHDESWTGPPMLPHQDTKQRELHRPSTAATLNLAAVAAQGARLYAPYDAAFASRLRSAAQRAYAAALANPTLYAPRADRSGGGPYADSDVTDEFYWAATQLYLTTGSGTYLDAVRANPYHTAGAAFNQNGFYWGQVAALAQLDLARFGSGLSEQAQIRHWVTTAANRLISFQQAERFGQTYTPASGLYDWGSNASILNNQVVIATAYDLTGNTMYVDAVFEAFDYLLGRNALGQSYVTGYGTNDAKNQHSRWYARSFDSTLPNPPVGSVSGGPNSSLQDPLSASWLHGCAPQLCYVDNLEAWSTNEITINWNSALAWVSAFAADEAPRR from the coding sequence GTGTTCGCAGAGCGCGACGACGACATCGTCGCGATCCTGGAGTTCACCCCCGCCCGCGACGAGGCTGAGCTCCGCGAGATCCTGCAACGTCAGGTTGACGACGCCAACCAGGCGCGCGACGCGGGAGCCAGCCTGAGCTCGTACCTCCTCGCAAAGGCGGACGAGTTCGGGATCGGGTACTACGCGGAGCAGGACGAGGATATCGACTTCGACGGCGAGATTCACCGGATGGCCAACCACCTGGTGATAGTGATCCCGCAGGCGGAGGTCGAGGCCGCGTGGAGTTGGATCGGCGTCCTGAAGAAGATCGCGCTGGCGTTGATCTTCTTCGGTGTCTGGGCGCTCGTCGAAGGCACCTGCGTTGCCTTCTTCGCGCCAGAGGCGCCGGTGGCCGCGGTGCTGTGCGGAGCCTTCGCGGGATTCATCGCAGGCGGTGTACGGGAGTTGCTGTCGGCTGTCTTCGCCGGCAAGGAGATCAATAGCGACGTGTGGTCGGACGTACTCGGGACCGCGCTCGGCGGTGCGTTCGTCGGCGCGACCCTGCACGGTGCCATTCAGCTGGTCGAGTCGACTGTCCGGCCCATGTACGCCGCGCTGGGGAAGTTCCTGAGGGAGACCAGCCTCAAGGTGTGGAACTCGCTCAAGAGCCTCGTCAGCCACGCAGCCGACATGTTCACGGCCGAGGCCGCGGACGTCCTGCGCAAGGCAGTGGAGCTCGCAGCCCGGCACGGGATCGGAACGTTCGCGACCGGCAAGTGCCCCGGCTACGACCCCAGCTCCGGCAACGGCACTGGGCTCGGGTGGCAGGAACTCGGCCGGATGCAGGACGGCCTCAAGCGGCGCCTCGATCTGCTCGATAACGACAACAGCTCGGGCGAAACGGTATCGAGGACCAAACTGCAGTACGCGGACGTCGACGGCGACGGCCTGTCGGACCGGATCCTGGTCGCGGCGGCCGGACGCGCCGAACTGTCGCAGAACGTCGGGTGTGGCGAGGACGGCCAGCGGCTCTGGGCGCAGCGTAGTGACGCCGGACCGATCGAGGACATACTGGAGCAGTTCAACGCCGACCAGGTCCACTTCGGCGACCTCGACGGCGATGACCGAGCCGACCTTATCGCGGTCCTCGAGGCCAGCCAGTCACCGACCGGTGTCCCGATGATCCAAGCCTGGCGCAGTGAGTCGTCGATCAGCGACATCCGGTGGGCGGCGGGCAGCCAGGTCGCGGACAACCTCGGGTTCGCCGCTGCCGAGCGGCGCTTCTTCCTCGACATCGACGGTGACGGTGACAGCGACTACCTGACGGTCACTGCGGACAACACCGTGAGCGCCTGGGAGAACACCGCGTGGGGCCTGCCCGGGCCGGCTGATTGGAGCCGGATTGACGGCTTCGGGCATCCGGGCCAGGGACAGGGCGGCGGGAAGGTCTACTTCGCCGACGTCACCGGGGACGGCCGCGCGGATCTGCTCCTGGTCGACTACGTCACTGGCGGGGTCCAGGCATGGGAGAACGTCGGCAGCCCGTGGACCAGCTCGACCGGCTGGCGGTCACTGGGCACCATCCGGATGGGTGCGCCGCTGGCTGGTGGCTCCGGTGCGATCTTCAGCGACCTCGATGGCGACCAGGTCGCGGACCTGCTGCTGCTCGACAGCGTCGAGGGCGGCGTCGACGGTTGGCGGCTGCCGCGCTACGGGTCAGGCGAACAGGGGCCGGGCCAGCCAGGCGTACCGACCTCCCCGGAGCAGCTTCCGCCGGGGACGCTGCCGGCGTACAGCGGTGGTGATCCGCGTCCGCAGGTGACTGGCCGGCTGATTCAGAACAGCAACTTCACCGGCAGCTTCAAACCGTGGTGGGTGAACGCGGGGATGACGCCGAAGGTGGACGGTGGGGTCTTCTGCGTGACCGCCCCGGCATCGGAGAAGCCATGGGATGTGCTTGTCGGGCACAACAGCATCTACCTGCCACGAGGGAACTCCTACACGTTCCGGTTCCGGGTGCGGACCAGCGAGACGGTGCCGTTGGTGGTGCAGATCGCTCCGTTCGACAACCCGAACCACACGACGTACCTGGTCAAGTATCCGACCGTCACCGGCGGGGCGTGGCGGACCTACGAGTACACCTTCAACACCAGCTTCAGCCAGGAGTACGTGCTGTCGCAGGTACAGTTCCGCCTCGGCGGGTCGGACCAGGCGTACGAGTTCTGCATGGACGACGTGACGCTCAACGGTGCCAGCTACGTGTACCAGGCGCAGCGGGGTCCGGCGGTGAAGGTCAACCAGCACGGCTACCTGCCGCAGGGGCCGAAACGGGCGACGCTGGTGACGGACGCGGCGAACCCGCAGTCCTGGACGCTGCGGCGGGTCGGCGGCGGCGACGTGGCGACCGGGCAAACCGTCCCGGCCGGCTTCGACGGCTCGGCCGGCGCTTCGGTCCACCTGGTCGACTTCAGCTCGGTTACGGCGACCGGCCGGTTCGAGCTGGTGGTCGGTGGCCAGGCCAGCTACCCGTTCGACATCCGGACGGACCTGTACGCGTCACTGCGAACGGACTCGATGCGGTTCTTCTACCCGAACCGGAGCGGCATCGCGATCGACGGCGGCATTGCCGGGGCGGAGTACGCCCGCCCGGCCGGGCATGTGGCGTCCTCGCCGGGCGGGGGCGACACTGCGGTGCCGTGCCAGTTCCCGCAGTCGTTCATGGACAACTGGACATGTGACTACACGCTGGACGTCACCGGCGGTTGGTACGACGCGGGTGACCATGGCAAGTACGTGGTCAACGGCGGCATCGCCACCTACCAGCTGCTCTCGGCGTGGGAACGGGCCGTGGCGGTGGGTCGGTCCGGGCCGCTGGGCGACTCCACCCTGGCGATCCCGGAGCGCGGCAACGGCGTGCCCGACATCCTCGACGAGGCCCGCTGGAACCTCGAATTCATGCTGAAGATGCAGGTACCGGACGGGCTGCCACTGGCCGGGATGGTGCACCACAAGGTCCACGACGAGTCGTGGACCGGGCCGCCGATGCTGCCGCACCAGGACACGAAGCAGCGCGAGCTGCACCGGCCGTCGACGGCGGCGACGTTGAACCTGGCCGCGGTCGCCGCCCAGGGGGCGCGGCTCTACGCCCCGTACGACGCGGCCTTCGCCTCCCGGCTGCGGTCGGCGGCGCAGCGGGCCTACGCCGCGGCGCTGGCCAACCCGACGCTCTACGCGCCCAGGGCGGACCGCTCCGGCGGTGGCCCGTACGCCGACAGCGACGTCACCGACGAGTTCTACTGGGCGGCGACGCAGCTGTACCTGACCACCGGCAGCGGGACGTACCTCGACGCGGTGCGGGCCAACCCGTACCACACTGCGGGGGCGGCGTTCAACCAGAACGGCTTCTACTGGGGGCAGGTCGCCGCTCTCGCCCAGCTGGACCTGGCCCGCTTCGGCAGCGGACTGTCCGAGCAGGCGCAGATCCGCCATTGGGTGACGACCGCGGCGAACCGGCTGATCTCGTTCCAGCAGGCCGAACGGTTCGGGCAGACGTACACCCCGGCCAGCGGTCTGTACGACTGGGGATCGAACGCGTCGATCCTGAACAATCAGGTGGTGATCGCCACGGCGTACGACCTGACCGGCAACACGATGTACGTCGACGCGGTGTTCGAGGCGTTCGACTACCTGTTGGGCCGCAACGCCCTCGGTCAGTCCTACGTCACCGGGTACGGCACCAACGACGCGAAGAACCAGCACAGCCGCTGGTACGCGAGGTCGTTCGACTCGACGCTGCCGAATCCGCCGGTCGGCTCGGTGTCCGGCGGGCCGAACTCCAGCCTGCAGGACCCGCTGTCGGCGTCCTGGCTGCACGGCTGCGCCCCCCAGTTGTGCTACGTGGACAACCTGGAGGCCTGGTCGACAAACGAGATCACCATCAACTGGAACTCGGCGCTGGCGTGGGTCAGCGCCTTCGCCGCCGACGAGGCACCGCGCCGGTGA
- a CDS encoding WhiB family transcriptional regulator: MGMIADWPSLAACQSGDPDALFVQGAEQNVAKRICRGCPVRYECLADALDNRIEFGVWGGMTERERRALLRRHPQVASWRRMFEAAMRDREKVLVATK; encoded by the coding sequence ATGGGCATGATCGCTGATTGGCCCAGCCTGGCGGCGTGCCAGAGCGGAGACCCGGACGCGTTGTTCGTGCAGGGCGCTGAGCAGAACGTGGCCAAGCGCATCTGCCGGGGTTGCCCGGTCCGGTACGAGTGCCTGGCCGACGCACTCGACAACCGGATCGAATTCGGGGTCTGGGGCGGCATGACCGAGCGGGAACGGCGGGCTCTGCTGCGCCGGCACCCGCAGGTGGCGAGCTGGCGCAGAATGTTCGAAGCAGCCATGCGGGACCGCGAAAAGGTGCTCGTCGCCACCAAGTGA
- a CDS encoding flavin reductase encodes MSMHVPVRPSWVCAGCGHAWPCLDSRRQLTIEYADARVSLSVYLATNMVEAMTDLPAGHGCDLYWRFLGWL; translated from the coding sequence ATGAGCATGCACGTCCCCGTCCGCCCGAGCTGGGTCTGCGCCGGCTGCGGGCATGCCTGGCCGTGCCTCGACAGCCGGCGACAACTCACGATCGAGTACGCCGACGCCCGCGTCTCCCTGTCGGTCTACCTCGCCACCAACATGGTCGAGGCGATGACCGACCTGCCGGCCGGGCACGGCTGCGACCTCTACTGGCGTTTTCTCGGCTGGCTGTGA
- a CDS encoding IS110 family transposase, producing the protein MLFIGDDWAEDHHDVELMDASGRRLAKARLPEGIAGITRLHAMIGTALGDDIDADAAAAQVKIGIETDRGPWVQALVAAGYTVYPVNPLQAARYRERLAVSRAKSDAADAHMLADMVRTDSHQLSPMAGDSADAEAVKVVTRMHKTLIWERTRAVQRLRHALREYFPAALEAFEDLDAADTLQLLAKAPDPASAARLSISQISAALKRARRRDVAAKAASIQAVLRAEHLGQPAVVTTAYAASVRALVALLVTLNEQVKALQGQVEDHFGRHPDAEIILSQPGLGAVLGARVLAEFGDDHDRYATAKARKNYAATSPITRASGKKRTVAARFVHNDRLIDALMTQAFSALKASPGARAYYDRQRARGASYNAALRQLANRLVGILHGCLKTGTVYDEATAWSHHLSKAAA; encoded by the coding sequence TTGCTGTTCATAGGAGATGACTGGGCGGAGGACCACCACGACGTCGAGCTCATGGACGCCTCCGGCCGCAGGCTGGCCAAGGCGAGGCTGCCCGAGGGCATCGCCGGCATCACCAGGCTCCACGCGATGATCGGCACGGCGCTCGGCGACGACATCGACGCCGACGCTGCTGCTGCTCAGGTGAAGATCGGTATCGAGACCGATCGGGGCCCGTGGGTGCAGGCGCTGGTCGCCGCCGGGTACACGGTGTACCCGGTCAACCCGTTGCAGGCGGCCCGCTACCGGGAACGTCTGGCGGTGTCCCGGGCCAAGAGCGACGCCGCCGACGCGCACATGCTGGCCGACATGGTGCGCACCGACTCGCACCAACTGAGCCCGATGGCCGGAGACTCGGCGGACGCCGAGGCGGTCAAGGTCGTCACCCGGATGCACAAGACGCTGATCTGGGAACGCACCCGTGCTGTGCAGCGGCTGCGGCACGCGCTGCGGGAGTACTTCCCTGCGGCGTTGGAGGCGTTCGAGGACCTCGACGCCGCTGACACCCTGCAACTCCTCGCGAAGGCCCCTGATCCGGCCAGCGCCGCCCGGCTGAGTATCAGCCAGATCAGCGCCGCTCTCAAACGGGCCCGGCGCCGTGACGTCGCGGCCAAGGCCGCGTCGATCCAGGCGGTGCTGCGTGCCGAGCACCTCGGCCAGCCGGCCGTGGTCACCACCGCCTACGCCGCGTCGGTGCGCGCCCTGGTCGCCCTGCTGGTCACTCTCAACGAGCAGGTCAAGGCCCTGCAAGGGCAGGTGGAGGACCATTTTGGCCGGCACCCGGACGCTGAGATCATCCTGTCCCAGCCCGGACTGGGTGCCGTCCTCGGCGCCCGGGTGCTCGCCGAGTTCGGTGACGACCACGACCGCTACGCCACCGCGAAGGCCCGGAAGAACTACGCCGCGACCAGCCCGATCACCCGCGCGTCCGGGAAGAAGAGGACCGTCGCGGCCCGGTTCGTCCACAACGACCGGCTCATCGACGCCCTGATGACCCAGGCGTTCTCCGCGTTGAAGGCCTCGCCGGGTGCCCGCGCCTACTACGACCGGCAACGTGCCCGCGGCGCCAGCTACAACGCCGCGCTGCGCCAACTCGCCAACCGGCTCGTCGGCATCCTGCACGGATGCCTGAAGACCGGCACCGTCTACGACGAGGCGACCGCGTGGTCGCATCACCTCAGCAAGGCTGCTGCTTGA
- a CDS encoding transglycosylase domain-containing protein: MRKRDHNPLTNAASLLICGLLAGVVVAAAAFPAVAMSGLAAKAGAETFDKLPSELTVKRAPQISYLYAADGKTTLAAMYDENRRDVPIKDVAPIMRAAIIAAEDHNFYEHNGVDVKGVARAFVANQGAGETTQGASTLTMQYVRLAIAYSATHPEDVIAATEDTNARKLREMKYAMQLTKEMTKDEVLERYLNIAPFGNGAYGVFAASQVYFSKQPADLTIDEAAMLAGLVKAPTAFDPTTPGGYPQAVDRRNYVIDNMVKTGAITQEEADEAKAVELVVNGKRAPNGCVAANKNHWGFFCDFFYRWWMEQETFGATSYDRERRLKSGGYHIVTSLDLQTQDAAKNAVEDALKTGSKHALMVAAVEPGTGYVRGMAVNRNYKLDDPDNPKNKLSSDPKKADKGIRGTYPNTTNPLLTGGGDITGYQFGSTFKIFPLVAALEKGYPLEYTINAKSPYESKYIVERGSPAACAGTNKYCPKNANSSMNGVHNMWSAFGASVNTYFVPLQERVGAASAVDVAQRLGITFRASNDARFAADPEGANQWGAFTLGVSSTTPLEMANAYATLAADGKYCKPIPVKEIRDQDGNSLDIAQPQCKQVVSTEVARAAIDAARCPVGDNSSTSQCRSRTAGGVRSIVGHPVAGKTGTTDAEKTATMVVTTKQLAVAGVLADPDWADTNATMSHDIVNPAVYETLRDAMKGKEKQQFKAPSGKLVRGEQRSIPGVQCQSIDNARSRLAGAGFEVEVDRSGAVDSTCPAGTAAGTSPSGRTIKGGVVIIRVSNGQGAQPSPGDGDGPGGPGNGPGRPGNPGNPDD; the protein is encoded by the coding sequence ATGCGGAAGCGAGACCACAACCCACTGACCAACGCCGCATCGCTGCTGATCTGTGGGCTGCTGGCCGGCGTGGTGGTCGCCGCTGCCGCGTTCCCCGCAGTGGCGATGTCTGGCCTGGCAGCCAAGGCAGGCGCGGAGACCTTCGACAAGCTGCCCAGCGAGCTGACCGTCAAGCGAGCGCCGCAGATCAGCTACCTGTACGCCGCCGACGGCAAGACCACGCTCGCCGCGATGTACGACGAGAACCGCCGCGACGTCCCGATCAAGGACGTCGCACCGATCATGCGGGCGGCGATCATCGCGGCCGAGGACCACAACTTCTACGAGCACAACGGGGTCGACGTCAAGGGTGTCGCCCGGGCCTTCGTCGCCAACCAGGGCGCCGGCGAGACCACCCAGGGCGCCTCGACGCTGACCATGCAGTACGTCCGGCTGGCCATCGCCTACTCGGCGACCCACCCCGAGGACGTGATCGCCGCCACCGAGGACACCAACGCCCGGAAGCTGCGCGAGATGAAGTACGCGATGCAGCTCACCAAGGAGATGACCAAGGACGAGGTGCTGGAGCGCTACCTCAACATCGCCCCGTTCGGCAACGGCGCGTACGGCGTCTTCGCCGCCAGCCAGGTCTACTTCAGCAAGCAGCCGGCGGACCTCACCATCGACGAGGCCGCCATGCTCGCCGGCCTGGTCAAGGCCCCGACGGCGTTCGACCCGACCACGCCGGGTGGCTACCCACAGGCCGTCGACCGGCGCAACTACGTCATCGACAACATGGTCAAGACCGGGGCGATCACCCAGGAGGAAGCCGACGAGGCCAAGGCCGTCGAGCTGGTCGTCAACGGCAAGCGCGCGCCGAACGGCTGCGTCGCCGCCAACAAGAACCACTGGGGCTTCTTCTGCGACTTCTTCTACCGCTGGTGGATGGAGCAGGAGACGTTCGGTGCCACCAGCTACGACCGGGAGCGGCGGCTCAAGAGCGGCGGCTACCACATCGTCACCAGCCTCGACCTGCAGACGCAGGACGCGGCGAAGAACGCCGTCGAGGACGCGCTGAAGACCGGCAGCAAGCACGCGCTGATGGTGGCGGCGGTCGAGCCGGGCACCGGGTACGTACGCGGTATGGCGGTCAACCGCAACTACAAGCTCGACGACCCGGACAACCCGAAGAACAAGCTCTCCAGCGACCCGAAGAAAGCCGACAAGGGCATCCGGGGCACCTACCCGAACACCACGAACCCGCTGCTGACCGGTGGCGGTGACATCACCGGTTACCAGTTCGGCTCGACGTTCAAGATCTTCCCGCTGGTGGCGGCCCTGGAGAAGGGCTACCCACTGGAGTACACAATCAACGCCAAGAGCCCGTACGAGTCGAAGTACATTGTCGAACGGGGCAGCCCGGCCGCCTGCGCGGGCACCAACAAGTACTGCCCCAAGAACGCCAACTCCAGCATGAACGGCGTACACAACATGTGGAGCGCCTTCGGCGCCTCGGTCAACACGTACTTCGTGCCGCTGCAGGAGCGGGTCGGCGCGGCCTCCGCCGTCGACGTGGCGCAGCGCCTCGGCATCACCTTCCGGGCCTCCAACGACGCCCGGTTCGCCGCCGACCCGGAGGGTGCCAACCAGTGGGGCGCCTTCACCCTCGGCGTCTCCAGCACCACGCCGCTGGAGATGGCGAACGCGTACGCCACCCTCGCCGCCGACGGCAAGTACTGCAAGCCGATCCCGGTCAAGGAGATCCGCGACCAGGACGGCAACAGCCTGGACATCGCCCAGCCGCAGTGCAAGCAGGTGGTCTCCACCGAGGTGGCCCGGGCCGCGATCGACGCGGCGCGCTGCCCGGTCGGTGACAACTCGTCGACGTCGCAGTGCCGGAGCCGCACCGCCGGTGGCGTACGCAGCATCGTCGGGCACCCGGTGGCCGGCAAGACCGGCACCACCGACGCCGAGAAGACCGCCACCATGGTGGTGACCACCAAGCAGCTCGCCGTCGCCGGGGTGCTGGCCGACCCGGACTGGGCCGACACCAACGCCACCATGTCGCACGACATCGTCAACCCGGCGGTCTACGAGACGCTGCGGGACGCGATGAAGGGCAAGGAGAAGCAGCAGTTCAAGGCACCGAGCGGCAAACTGGTCCGCGGTGAGCAGCGCTCCATCCCGGGGGTGCAGTGTCAGTCGATCGACAACGCCCGGTCCCGGCTGGCCGGTGCCGGATTCGAGGTCGAGGTGGACCGGTCCGGTGCGGTCGACTCCACCTGCCCGGCCGGCACCGCCGCCGGCACCAGCCCGAGCGGCCGCACCATCAAGGGCGGAGTGGTGATCATCCGGGTCAGCAACGGCCAGGGTGCCCAGCCGAGCCCGGGCGACGGTGACGGTCCCGGTGGGCCGGGCAACGGGCCGGGACGTCCCGGTAACCCGGGCAACCCGGACGACTGA
- a CDS encoding transposase, with product MEYGADPPGTTGVPPVQDGDRPQERPAGAGYAAAPVALAGGRVRDVGTGGRVRVVDRPGQLGGPFARVDRWLPSTRMCSDCGRINERMALDVRSWVCPCGGHHDRDVNAAINIKAAGQADFNDRGARVGPGPVPAPRGETVAHQNTARITRGVAGIAAV from the coding sequence ATGGAGTACGGCGCGGATCCGCCGGGCACTACTGGGGTCCCACCGGTCCAGGATGGCGATCGCCCGCAGGAACGGCCGGCAGGGGCCGGGTACGCCGCCGCACCGGTGGCACTCGCCGGTGGTCGGGTTCGGGATGTGGGTACGGGCGGTCGAGTTCGCGTCGTGGACCGCCCGGGACAGCTCGGGGGACCGTTCGCCCGGGTGGACCGGTGGCTTCCGTCCACCCGGATGTGCTCGGACTGTGGCCGGATCAACGAGCGGATGGCGTTGGACGTGCGGTCGTGGGTCTGTCCGTGTGGCGGTCACCACGACCGGGACGTCAACGCGGCGATCAACATCAAGGCCGCCGGGCAGGCGGACTTCAACGACCGTGGAGCGCGGGTAGGACCGGGACCCGTCCCGGCACCGCGCGGTGAAACGGTAGCCCACCAGAACACCGCGCGTATCACGCGCGGCGTGGCTGGAATCGCCGCCGTTTAG
- a CDS encoding GatB/YqeY domain-containing protein, which yields MSTVKDRLTADMRAALKARDELTTSTLRMALAAIGNAEVAGKAKRELSDEEALAVLTKEAKKRREAAAAFADAGRVDQAAKERAEGEVLDRYLPRQLDDEALAGIVATALAEGGFTGKAQMGPAMKAAQAAVAGQAEGGRVAAAVRRQLGL from the coding sequence ATGAGCACCGTGAAGGACCGCCTGACCGCTGACATGCGGGCCGCGTTGAAGGCCCGGGACGAGCTGACCACCTCCACCCTGCGGATGGCGCTGGCCGCGATCGGCAACGCCGAGGTCGCCGGCAAGGCCAAGCGGGAGCTCTCCGACGAGGAGGCGTTGGCCGTGCTGACCAAGGAGGCGAAGAAGCGCCGGGAGGCGGCTGCGGCGTTCGCCGACGCCGGCCGGGTCGATCAGGCCGCCAAGGAGCGGGCCGAGGGCGAGGTGCTGGACCGCTACCTGCCGCGTCAGCTCGACGACGAGGCGTTGGCCGGCATCGTCGCCACCGCACTGGCCGAGGGTGGGTTCACCGGCAAGGCGCAGATGGGCCCGGCCATGAAGGCGGCCCAGGCCGCGGTGGCCGGCCAGGCCGAGGGAGGCCGGGTGGCAGCCGCGGTACGCCGCCAGCTCGGCCTTTGA
- a CDS encoding metallophosphoesterase: MRKRTVFRLAAGTAALGAATLAYASLIERNMFTLRRFDVPVLAPDAEPLRILHLSDMHMMPDQRRKQAWVAALAGLDPDLVVVTGDNLAHPDAVPGALRALQPLLDLPGVFVFGSNDYTGPVWKNPLSYLLPERDYRPGPDLPFEELREVLVGAGWHDLNNRRASFKAGGRLIDAAGVDDPHIERDDYAAVAGPPSPEADLSLGLTHSPEPRVLDEMAADGLDLLLAGHTHGGQVCMPFVGALVTNCDLPRSMAKGLHRWPGTDSWLHVSAGLGTHPTAPVRFACPPEATLLTLIAR; this comes from the coding sequence ATGCGAAAGCGCACCGTATTCCGGCTCGCCGCCGGCACCGCAGCACTCGGCGCCGCCACCCTGGCGTACGCCTCGCTCATCGAGCGCAACATGTTCACCCTGCGCCGGTTCGACGTGCCGGTGCTCGCGCCGGACGCAGAACCGCTGCGCATCCTGCACCTTTCGGACATGCACATGATGCCCGACCAGCGGCGCAAACAGGCCTGGGTGGCGGCGCTGGCCGGGCTGGACCCGGACCTGGTCGTGGTCACCGGCGACAACCTCGCCCACCCGGACGCCGTACCGGGCGCGCTACGGGCCCTGCAGCCCCTGCTGGACCTACCCGGCGTGTTCGTCTTCGGGTCGAACGACTACACCGGCCCGGTGTGGAAGAACCCGCTGAGCTACCTGCTGCCCGAGCGGGACTACCGACCCGGCCCGGACCTGCCGTTCGAGGAGCTGCGCGAGGTGCTGGTCGGCGCCGGCTGGCACGATCTGAACAACCGCCGGGCGTCGTTCAAGGCCGGCGGCCGGCTGATCGACGCGGCCGGTGTGGACGACCCGCACATCGAACGCGACGATTACGCCGCCGTCGCCGGCCCGCCGTCGCCGGAGGCCGACCTGAGTCTCGGCCTCACCCACTCTCCCGAGCCCAGGGTGCTGGACGAGATGGCCGCCGACGGGCTCGACCTGCTGCTCGCCGGGCACACCCACGGCGGGCAGGTCTGCATGCCGTTCGTCGGCGCCCTGGTCACCAACTGCGACCTGCCCCGGTCGATGGCCAAGGGCCTGCACCGGTGGCCGGGCACCGACTCGTGGCTGCACGTCTCGGCCGGGCTGGGCACCCACCCGACCGCGCCGGTCCGGTTCGCCTGCCCGCCGGAGGCCACCTTGCTGACGTTGATCGCCCGCTGA